A stretch of the Glycine soja cultivar W05 chromosome 13, ASM419377v2, whole genome shotgun sequence genome encodes the following:
- the LOC114382361 gene encoding receptor-like serine/threonine-protein kinase ALE2 isoform X2, whose translation MGVVLALMLQLCIIAFAVTAQEFKGSIISPSPAFLPVVPPGEETLGPIYHGEGSKAPNLPSDGDGFVISPSPANLHVYHSPSSPAVPNGPFYKPPKTFPPSTTAPSPQKIKDIEPSKSPSPSTIALSPPYAVVPLPSAVQGNKPPPVKTSPPQREAPTVRPPFSTPTAPAPVAISSDRSPKISPVSQPIEHGHLTPDVDNRNANNSHLAESFSPAPGAVPSANLPKNSSASQPTENGTFPPKEGTNNGHGLEPISPAPVAVNLPKESPVSQPPEHASLPPIVHQRNANMGHNLKPVSPASVAIPPTTYKITSMDSEPTTQHGSIPPNVHKRNSNKGHTSETVSPEPVASPPWKVENSPPETHPIVPTITPSTLTAPVTSPPSAFPLKPPLVHPIVPVASPSKLPAPVSSPTPLRSFNWKKGGAPVVAPLSRNPKPLPAVIHSPAQAPVAQKARQLHHAPEPLISSPKSSSNKEYHYPPLSPTSSFYKHPHTREIIGSPSPASSSMVSPPTSKHQAIPPLLPPRSGQRHHVSPPINSSSSVSPFSSPIHSNTGQVSPAPSPSIKFASHPTGSTIFPPKVAPSESSSKRPKMPLLPQVQVLPPPPPNEDCISTVCTEPYTNSPPGEPCRCVWPMRVGLRLSVSLYTFFPLVSELASEISTGVFMKQSQVRIMGANAADQQPEKTVVLIDLVPLGEEFDNTTAFFTSDRFWHKMVIIKAFYFGDYDVLYVSYPGLPPSPPLPPSSLNMFNGGPYSTDGNNGRTIKPIGVDILKRQQKVGLSRGIISTIAVSVSLAVVLCAAAAWVMFKFRDHVSQSASTPRQLSPPSLTKEPGTAGSLRGAGAGVGSVSTSFRSSIAAYTGSAKTFSTNDIKKATDDFHASRILGEGGFGLVYSGILEDGTKVAVKVLKREDHHGDREFLAEVEMLSRLHHRNLVKLIGICIENSFRSLVYELVPNGSVESYLHGVDRGNSPLDWGARMKIALGAARGLAYLHEDSSPRVIHRDFKSSNILLEDDFTPKVSDFGLARTATDEENKHISTRVMGTFGYVAPEYAMTGHLLVKSDVYSYGVVLLELLTGRKPVDMSQAPGQENLVAWARPLLTSKEGCEAMIDQSLGTDVPFDSVAKVAAIASMCVQPEVSNRPFMSEVVQALKLVCSECDEAKEESGSSSFSLEDLSVDLALGISTVSGQLSDNFQSQLSGTNFDSGVDIERGLAASEIFSSSARFGRAESGSFRRNSYSGPLRTGRSRQLWQIIRSLSSGSVSEHGTMLKL comes from the exons ATGGGGGTGGTTTTGGCCTTGATGCTGCAGCTCTGCATCATTGCCTTTGCTGTGACAGCTCAAGAGTTCAAAG GGTCCATCATATCTCCATCTCCAGCATTTCTTCCAGTCGTTCCTCCTGGTGAAGAAACACTTGGTCCTATTTATCATGGAGAGGGAAGCAAAGCACCAAACCTGCCATCAGATGGAGATG GGTTTGTTATATCCCCATCTCCGGCTAACTTACATGTGTATCATTCCCCTAGCTCTCCAGCAGTACCAAATG GACCATTCTATAAGCCTCCAAAGACATTTCCACCTTCTACAACAGCTCCATCCCCTCAGAAGATTAAAGACATTGAACCATCCAAATCTCCAAGTCCGAGCACCATAGCATTATCACCACCATATGCGGTTGTTCCCTTGCCATCAGCAGTTCAAGGGAACAAGCCACCACCTGTTAAAACAAGTCCACCTCAAAGGGAAGCGCCTACTGTTAGGCCTCCTTTCTCTACACCAACTGCTCCAG CTCCAGTTGCAATATCTTCTGACAGATCACCAAAAATTTCACCAGTCAGCCAACCAATTGAACATGGACATTTGACACCTGATGTGGATAATAGGAATGCAAATAACAGTCACCTTGCAGAGTCATTTTCACCAG CACCAGGTGCAGTACCTTCTGCTAATTTGCCCAAAAATTCATCAGCCAGCCAACCAACTGAAAATGGAACTTTTCCTCCCAAAGAGGGTACAAATAATGGTCATGGCCTGGAACCAATTTCACCAG cCCCTGTAGCAGTTAATTTGCCAAAAGAGTCACCAGTCAGCCAGCCTCCTGAACATGCAAGTTTGCCGCCAATTGTCCATCAAAGGAATGCAAATATGGGTCACAACTTGAAGCCTGTTTCACCAG CCTCAGTTGCTATACCTCCCACAACTTACAAAATAACATCAATGGACAGTGAACCAACGACACAGCATGGAAGCATTCCACCTAATGTTcataaaagaaattcaaataaaggtCACACTTCTGAGACAGTTTCACCAG AACCTGTTGCATCCCCACCATGGAAAGTGGAAAATAGCCCACCAGAGACCCACCCAATTGTCCCAACAATAACTCCATCCACATTAACTG CACCAGTTACATCACCTCCAAGTGCATTTCCATTAAAACCACCATTGGTCCATCCGATTGTTCCAGTAGCATCTCCATCAAAATTACCAG CACCTGTTTCCTCTCCCACTCCTTTGAGAAGCTTCAATTGGAAGAAGGGTGGAGCACCAGTTGTTGCACCTTTGTCCAGAAATCCAAAGCCACTTCCAGCTGTAATACACTCCCCAGCTCAAG ctCCTGTAGCACAAAAAGCAAGGCAATTACATCATGCCCCTGAGCCATTGATTTCATCTCCTAAATCTTCTTCCAATAAAGAATATCATTATCCTCCATTGTCACCTACATCCTCATTTTATAAACATCCTCATACAAGGGAGATAATTGGCAGCCCTTCTCCTGCATCATCATCTATGGTTTCTCCTCCCACTTCAAAACACCAAG CAATTCCTCCCTTATTGCCACCAAGAAGTGGACAAAGACATCATGTTTCACCACCAATCAACTCAA GTTCTTCAGTTTCCCCATTCTCTTCCCCTATTCATTCAAATACGGGTCAAGTTTCACCTGCTCCTTCTCCATCAATCAAATTTGCATCTCACCCAACTGGAA GCACCATTTTTCCTCCTAAAGTAGCTCCATCTGAGTCTTCTTCAAAGAGACCTAAGATGCCACTCTTGCCTCAAGTTCAAGTGCTGCCACCGCCGCCTCCTAATGAAG ATTGTATATCAACTGTCTGCACAGAACCTTATACAAATTCTCCGCCTGGAGAACCTTGCAGATGTGTCTGGCCGATGCGTGTTGGTCTTCGCCTTAGTGTTTCTCTTTATACCTTCTTCCCTTTGGTTTCAGAACTAGCTTCTGAAATTTCCACTGGGgttttcatgaaacaaagtcaAGTTCGCATTATGGGAGCAAATGCAGCAGACCAACAACCTGAGAAAACTGTTGTCCTTATTGATTTGGTGCCACTTGGGGAAGAGTTTGATAATACTACAGCCTTTTTTACTTCTGACAGATTCTGGCACAAAATGGTTATTATAAAAGCTTTCTACTTTGGAGACTATGACGTGTTATATGTGAGTTATCCag gtttacctccttctcctcctttaCCTCCTTCAAGCCTTAACATGTTCAATGGAGGTCCATATTCCACTGATGGCAATAATGGAAGGACGATAAAGCCCATTGGGGTCGACATACTGAAGAGACAGCAAAAAGTTGGACTTAGCAGAGGCATAATTTCCACTATTGCTGTTTCTGTTTCTTTAGCAGTTGTTTTATGTGCTGCTGCTGCCTGGGTCATGTTCAAGTTCAGAGATCATGTTAGTCAGTCAGCATCAACCCCACGGCAGCTTTCACCACCTTCTCTTACCAAAGAACCAG GTACTGCAGGATCACTTAGAGGTGCGGGTGCAGGAGTTGGTTCTGTTTCCACATCATTTCGATCTAGCATTGCTGCTTATACAGGATCTGCTAAGACTTTCAGTACTAATGACATCAAGAAAGCTACTGATGATTTCCATGCTTCAAGAATACTTGGAGAGGGCGGTTTTGGCCTTGTTTACAGTGGTATCCTTGAAGATGGGACCAAAGTGGCAGTCAAGGTTCTAAAGAGGGAGGACCATCATGGTGATCGTGAATTCTTAGCTGAAGTTGAGATGCTTAGTCGTCTTCACCATAGAAATTTGGTCAAGTTAATTGGTATATGTATTGAAAACAGCTTCCGCAGCCTTGTTTATGAACTTGTTCCAAATGGAAGCGTGGAATCCTATTTACATG GGGTTGACAGGGGAAACAGCCCACTTGATTGGGGTGCCCGGATGAAGATAGCACTTGGTGCAGCTCGTGGCCTAGCTTACCTGCATGAAGATTCAAGTCCCCGTGTTATACATAGGGacttcaagtctagcaacataTTGTTGGAAGATGATTTTACACCAAAAGTATCTGATTTTGGACTGGCCCGAACAGCAACGGATGAGGAAAACAAGCACATATCAACACGTGTCATGGGAACTTTTGG TTATGTGGCGCCGGAGTATGCAATGACTGGGCATCTTCTTGTTAAGAGTGATGTTTACAGCTATGGTGTTGTTCTTCTTGAGCTTTTGACTGGAAGAAAACCTGTAGACATGTCACAAGCTCCTGGTCAAGAGAATCTTGTCGCTTGGGCTCGTCCACTTCTCACAAGTAAAGAAGGATGTGAAGCAATGATAGACCAATCTCTAGGCACTGATGTGCCCTTTGACAGTGTAGCTAAAGTTGCAGCCATTGCTTCAATGTGTGTGCAACCAGAGGTATCAAACCGTCCTTTCATGAGTGAGGTTGTGCAGGCTTTAAAACTTGTATGTAGTGAATGTGATgaagcaaaagaagaatcaGGTTCAAGCAGTTTTAGCCTGGAGGATTTATCTGTTGATTTAGCTCTAGGAATAAGCACTGTTTCTGGTCAGCTATCAGATAATTTCCAAAGCCAATTATCAGGTACTAACTTTGATTCTGGAGTTGATATTGAAAGAGGCTTGGCAGCATCAGAAATTTTCAGTTCATCAGCAAGATTTGGCAGGGCGGAGTCTGGATCATTTAGAAGAAACTCTTATTCAGGTCCGCTGAGAACCGGAAGAAGCCGGCAGTTGTGGCAGATAATTAGGAGTCTTTCTAGTGGCAGTGTCAGTGAACACGGAACTATGTTAAAGTTATGA